In Paludisphaera rhizosphaerae, one DNA window encodes the following:
- a CDS encoding CAP domain-containing protein: MLATIAARAEEPAIGPLARDLLAAHNKEREVEKLEPLKLDEALTKAALEHARDMAEHRNLSHEGSDGSTPFDRIKRFDYHYAKAGENVAEGQRDVAGVMRTWMNSEGHRANILGAFTQMGAARAKDGDGRPYWCVVFGKPFPKVDPKQAAGEALEKINAARKEAGKEPPLKPSSKLDEVARSFALAMAASAGDKTGEKKQPDLVALLKDAGVSFRSVGMCVGVGNPTVDDAMKSILKDERQKEAVLGTFRSVGIGYAKGADGLPYWCVLLVEE; encoded by the coding sequence ATGCTCGCGACAATCGCTGCCCGAGCCGAGGAACCTGCCATCGGTCCGCTCGCGCGCGACCTCCTGGCCGCACACAACAAGGAACGCGAGGTCGAGAAGCTCGAACCGCTCAAGCTCGACGAGGCGCTCACAAAGGCGGCCCTGGAACACGCCCGCGACATGGCCGAGCATCGCAACCTGTCGCACGAGGGGTCCGACGGGTCCACGCCCTTCGATCGAATCAAGCGGTTCGACTACCACTACGCCAAGGCAGGCGAAAACGTCGCCGAGGGACAGCGCGACGTCGCCGGGGTGATGCGCACCTGGATGAACAGCGAGGGGCACCGCGCCAACATCCTTGGCGCGTTCACTCAGATGGGAGCCGCTCGCGCGAAGGACGGCGACGGTCGGCCCTACTGGTGCGTCGTCTTCGGCAAGCCGTTCCCGAAGGTCGATCCCAAGCAGGCGGCCGGCGAAGCCCTGGAGAAGATCAACGCCGCCCGCAAGGAAGCCGGTAAAGAACCGCCCTTGAAGCCGAGTTCCAAACTGGACGAGGTCGCCCGATCGTTCGCCCTGGCGATGGCCGCGTCCGCTGGAGACAAGACGGGTGAGAAGAAGCAACCGGACCTCGTCGCCCTGCTGAAGGACGCCGGCGTTTCGTTCCGGAGCGTCGGGATGTGCGTGGGAGTGGGGAATCCCACCGTCGACGACGCCATGAAGTCGATCTTGAAGGACGAGCGTCAGAAGGAAGCCGTCCTCGGGACGTTCCGGTCCGTGGGAATCGGTTACGCCAAAGGTGCGGACGGACTGCCGTACTGGTGCGTCCTGCTGGTGGAGGAATGA
- a CDS encoding acyl-CoA dehydrogenase family protein, translated as MQEDAMHDGRWTEHDPEEAQIVALTNALRAADGPADLAGDWPETLWNLLRDAGVMRWSVPAEFGGDECPRPLLVQRYARLAEASLTAVFILSQHDAAVRRLLTVADRPRAADWLRSIAEGLTMATVGISQLTTSRRLGARPMTATALGDGRYRLDGAMPWVTGAERADVFITGALLEDDRQMLIALAGDRPGLTVKPAFDLAALQASRTAEVLVEGVEIDADDVLMGPTNEIATQPGAVGTAGLETSALALGQAAAALDALGKLKAERADLVEPVELLDENWSQAWETLMACARGDRDAAASAELRAQANGLALKTTQAFLTARRGSGFLRTDPAQRWARQALFFLVWSCPSPVAQAAIRELAGICPA; from the coding sequence ATGCAAGAGGACGCGATGCACGACGGCCGCTGGACCGAACACGACCCCGAAGAAGCCCAGATCGTCGCCCTGACCAACGCACTCCGCGCGGCCGATGGCCCGGCGGACCTCGCCGGCGACTGGCCCGAGACGCTCTGGAACCTGCTCCGCGACGCCGGCGTGATGCGTTGGTCGGTCCCCGCCGAGTTCGGCGGCGACGAGTGTCCGCGTCCGCTGCTGGTCCAGCGTTACGCCCGATTGGCCGAGGCCAGTCTCACGGCCGTATTCATCCTCTCCCAGCACGACGCCGCCGTCCGCCGACTGCTGACCGTCGCCGACCGACCCCGCGCGGCGGATTGGCTGCGTTCGATCGCCGAAGGCCTCACGATGGCCACGGTGGGGATCTCCCAGTTGACCACCTCGCGACGGCTGGGTGCCCGTCCGATGACGGCGACGGCCCTCGGCGACGGCCGCTACCGGCTCGACGGCGCGATGCCCTGGGTCACAGGCGCCGAGCGAGCCGACGTCTTCATCACCGGGGCCCTCCTCGAAGACGACCGACAAATGCTGATCGCCCTGGCCGGCGATCGTCCGGGCCTGACCGTCAAGCCGGCCTTCGACCTCGCCGCGCTCCAGGCCTCTCGAACGGCAGAGGTCCTCGTCGAGGGCGTCGAGATCGACGCCGACGACGTGCTGATGGGCCCGACGAACGAGATCGCCACCCAGCCCGGTGCCGTGGGCACTGCGGGGCTGGAGACGTCGGCCCTGGCGCTCGGTCAGGCCGCCGCGGCGCTCGACGCATTGGGCAAGCTCAAGGCCGAACGCGCCGACCTGGTCGAGCCCGTCGAGTTGCTCGACGAGAACTGGTCCCAGGCCTGGGAGACCCTGATGGCCTGCGCCCGAGGCGACCGCGACGCCGCCGCCTCCGCTGAACTTCGAGCGCAGGCCAACGGCCTGGCCTTGAAAACGACGCAGGCCTTCCTGACCGCCCGCCGAGGCAGCGGCTTCCTCCGCACCGACCCGGCCCAGCGCTGGGCTCGCCAGGCCCTGTTCTTCCTGGTCTGGTCGTGCCCCTCGCCGGTCGCCCAGGCCGCCATCCGCGAACTGGCGGGCATCTGCCCGGCCTGA
- a CDS encoding NUDIX domain-containing protein, whose translation MSSPYCYKYPRPAVTTDLVVFAWIDHTLQTLLIRRKHDPFADHWAIPGGFLDMEETAEAGARRELLEETGLTIPGVVEPLGFFAAPDRDPRGRTITLAHVATLPGGDHPIEGGDDAAEAAWRPVVEARDLAFDHDEVLAAAVDWLRRKVVAKSPEALALLPRPVELSEVRSLFKSLGAPARNLAAWVAAAGG comes from the coding sequence ATGTCATCCCCGTATTGCTACAAGTACCCCCGGCCGGCCGTCACCACCGACCTGGTCGTCTTCGCCTGGATCGATCACACGCTCCAGACGCTTCTGATCCGCCGCAAGCACGACCCGTTCGCCGACCATTGGGCGATCCCCGGCGGATTTCTCGACATGGAGGAAACCGCCGAGGCCGGCGCGCGGCGGGAACTCCTCGAAGAGACCGGGCTGACGATCCCCGGCGTGGTCGAGCCCCTGGGCTTCTTCGCCGCTCCTGATCGCGATCCCCGGGGACGGACGATCACCCTCGCCCACGTCGCGACCTTGCCTGGGGGCGATCACCCGATCGAGGGAGGCGACGACGCCGCCGAGGCCGCCTGGCGTCCCGTCGTCGAGGCTCGCGACCTCGCCTTCGACCACGACGAGGTCTTGGCTGCGGCCGTCGACTGGCTGCGTCGAAAGGTCGTCGCGAAATCGCCCGAGGCGTTGGCATTGCTGCCGCGTCCGGTCGAGCTTTCGGAGGTCCGCTCGCTCTTCAAGTCACTCGGCGCGCCGGCCCGAAACCTCGCCGCCTGGGTCGCGGCGGCCGGCGGCTGA
- a CDS encoding acylphosphatase, whose translation MKGIAGRGRARSRPLKSPGGCTSEMALERRRILYSGHVQGVGFRATTSWLARGFEVAGHVRNLPDGRVEVIAEGDVAELDRFTAAIQDSLGNFVRDVDASPLPTHEPPLEGFGIRH comes from the coding sequence ATGAAAGGGATTGCAGGTCGAGGGCGGGCGCGAAGCCGGCCTCTGAAGTCGCCGGGGGGCTGCACGTCCGAAATGGCGCTCGAACGACGGCGGATTCTATACTCGGGCCACGTTCAGGGCGTGGGGTTCCGGGCGACGACTTCCTGGCTCGCCCGGGGGTTTGAGGTCGCCGGCCACGTTCGAAACCTGCCCGACGGCCGCGTCGAGGTGATCGCCGAGGGGGACGTCGCCGAACTCGATCGCTTCACGGCCGCGATCCAGGACTCGCTGGGGAACTTCGTCCGAGACGTCGACGCCTCTCCGCTGCCGACCCACGAGCCCCCGCTGGAGGGATTCGGCATCCGCCATTGA
- a CDS encoding ABC transporter permease, with the protein MKSLTIALATAKETIRQPSFFVIAFFAASLLVGTIFVPYFTFGEDIKMYKDTGLTTISFFCMLLALLTSSSTVAEEIEGKTAITLLSKPINRRQFIVGKLMGILMGVLVLYLFLGILFAAGVWYKIPYDLRESAGTLEPGKQLGQVMQVVPGLVLGFLEVTILTSVSVALSTRLPMLVNLIVCIMIFFLGHLSPVLIQATAERQQLIHFMAQLFGWVLPPLELFNAGPSIATGAVIPWVGYVLPALGCCVLYSGAALFFAFLLFEDRDLA; encoded by the coding sequence ATGAAATCCCTCACGATCGCCCTCGCGACGGCCAAGGAAACCATCCGCCAGCCGTCCTTCTTCGTGATCGCCTTCTTCGCCGCCTCGCTGCTCGTGGGCACGATCTTCGTGCCTTACTTCACGTTCGGCGAAGACATCAAGATGTACAAGGACACGGGCCTCACCACGATCTCCTTCTTCTGCATGCTGCTGGCGCTTTTGACCTCCAGCTCGACCGTGGCGGAAGAGATCGAAGGTAAAACGGCGATCACCCTGCTCTCCAAGCCGATCAACCGCCGGCAGTTCATCGTTGGCAAGCTGATGGGCATCCTGATGGGGGTGTTGGTCCTCTACCTCTTCCTGGGAATCCTGTTCGCCGCCGGCGTCTGGTACAAGATTCCGTACGACCTTCGTGAGTCGGCGGGGACCCTTGAGCCGGGCAAGCAGCTCGGCCAGGTGATGCAGGTGGTTCCCGGCCTCGTGCTGGGCTTCCTGGAGGTCACGATCCTGACGTCGGTGAGCGTGGCGCTTTCCACGCGGCTGCCGATGCTGGTCAACCTGATCGTCTGCATCATGATCTTCTTCCTGGGCCACCTCAGCCCGGTCTTGATCCAGGCGACGGCCGAGCGACAGCAGCTCATCCATTTCATGGCGCAGCTTTTCGGTTGGGTCCTTCCCCCGCTGGAGTTGTTCAACGCCGGCCCCTCGATCGCGACCGGCGCTGTGATTCCCTGGGTGGGCTATGTTCTGCCGGCGCTGGGCTGCTGCGTGTTGTACAGTGGAGCAGCGCTTTTCTTCGCGTTCCTCCTGTTCGAGGATCGCGACCTGGCCTGA
- a CDS encoding sugar phosphate nucleotidyltransferase has protein sequence MIITKAVITAAGRGARQYPASDTVQKAMLPVVDRDGLTKPVLQIIAEEALESGVEQVCVVAAPGDEAVYRGHFRNYANTLRTGFPNAEWADEQAKRLLQLEERLTFAVQDEPRGYGHAVWCAREFVGGESFLLLLGDHLYLSSEPRRCARQLIDLATAEECAVSAVQATREHLIHQYGTLAGRRLADRHDVYAIDEIIEKPNPTLAELRLHVPGLRAGHYLCFFGMHVLTPLVFDLLDEAVRTDAREHGAIQLTSALNALARREKYLALETRGQRFNLGVKFGVIEAQVALAMAGVDRDRILAVLLDAAARIEQASPH, from the coding sequence GTGATTATCACGAAGGCGGTCATCACCGCGGCCGGCCGAGGCGCACGGCAGTACCCGGCGTCGGACACGGTTCAGAAGGCCATGTTGCCCGTCGTCGACCGCGACGGCCTCACGAAGCCGGTCCTTCAGATCATCGCCGAGGAGGCGCTGGAGAGCGGCGTCGAACAGGTCTGCGTCGTCGCCGCACCGGGCGACGAGGCGGTTTACCGGGGCCACTTCCGCAATTACGCCAATACGCTGCGGACGGGTTTCCCCAACGCGGAATGGGCCGATGAGCAGGCCAAGCGACTCTTGCAGTTGGAAGAACGCCTGACGTTCGCCGTCCAGGACGAGCCCAGGGGCTACGGCCACGCCGTCTGGTGCGCCCGTGAGTTCGTCGGCGGCGAGTCTTTCTTGCTCCTGCTGGGGGACCACCTCTATCTCTCCAGCGAGCCCCGCCGCTGCGCCCGGCAGCTCATCGACCTGGCGACGGCCGAGGAGTGTGCGGTCTCGGCCGTGCAGGCGACGCGCGAGCACTTGATTCACCAGTACGGTACGCTCGCCGGCCGGCGGTTGGCCGACCGTCACGACGTCTACGCCATCGATGAGATCATCGAGAAGCCGAATCCGACGCTCGCCGAACTCAGGCTGCACGTGCCGGGCCTACGCGCCGGCCACTACCTTTGCTTCTTCGGGATGCACGTCCTGACCCCGTTGGTCTTCGACCTGCTCGACGAGGCGGTCCGCACGGACGCTCGCGAGCACGGCGCGATTCAGCTCACCTCGGCGCTCAACGCGCTCGCTCGTCGTGAGAAGTACCTGGCGTTGGAGACTCGCGGCCAGCGATTCAACCTGGGCGTGAAGTTCGGCGTGATCGAGGCTCAGGTCGCTCTGGCGATGGCCGGCGTCGACCGGGATCGGATCCTGGCCGTCCTCCTCGACGCCGCGGCGAGGATCGAGCAGGCCTCCCCGCACTGA
- a CDS encoding acetolactate synthase — MSLGEDGGSEIDVETMHGRNWPSVTQFSVFLENRVGQLLEVVRAFQGSKVRIVGLTISDSADCSILRLILSHPEQGREILSLNKHAFAENELLAAELPPAASSLADMCLALLRAEINIHYAYPLIVQPHGRPAVAMHVDNNEQASRSLHEMGFEILCEADLSN, encoded by the coding sequence ATGAGCTTGGGAGAGGACGGCGGCTCCGAAATCGACGTCGAGACCATGCACGGCCGCAACTGGCCGAGCGTCACCCAGTTCTCGGTCTTCCTAGAGAATCGAGTCGGCCAGTTGCTGGAAGTCGTTCGCGCCTTCCAGGGGAGTAAGGTGCGGATCGTCGGCCTGACGATCTCCGACTCGGCCGACTGCTCCATCCTGAGGCTGATTCTCAGCCATCCGGAGCAAGGCCGCGAGATCCTCTCGCTGAACAAGCACGCCTTCGCCGAGAACGAACTGCTGGCGGCCGAGTTGCCCCCGGCCGCTTCCTCGCTGGCGGACATGTGCCTGGCCCTGCTTCGCGCTGAGATCAACATCCACTACGCCTATCCGCTGATCGTCCAGCCCCACGGCCGCCCAGCGGTCGCCATGCACGTCGACAACAACGAGCAGGCCAGCCGCTCGCTGCACGAGATGGGTTTCGAGATCCTCTGCGAGGCCGACCTGTCCAACTGA
- a CDS encoding class I SAM-dependent methyltransferase has protein sequence MTGLGWKTKPRRAASGAQGLGIDHHAEAELIRRLWAEQRAHVPLETLDSEEQGYLDAHLAMPLTMRRRLAMIDWLAQGIRPGDRVLEWGCRHGVDSCVYRRRFGPSLELYGCDYIEGDTYRPFHDYSRLQYVKVTHSSRLEYPDGFFDVVTGNGVWEHVLDETNSLLELHRVLRPGGLFMIACLPNRYSYTEALQRRLGHEAHDRLYTIHSATEMLRTAGFEVLATDRRLLVPTMLNGFGPGLRDLYSRLHGVVWTLNSVLERIWPINLIASNLMFVARRPLEA, from the coding sequence ATGACCGGCCTCGGATGGAAGACGAAGCCTCGCCGGGCCGCATCCGGCGCACAGGGACTTGGCATCGACCACCACGCCGAGGCCGAGCTGATCCGCCGCCTCTGGGCCGAGCAGCGCGCGCACGTCCCCCTGGAGACGCTCGACAGCGAGGAACAGGGCTATCTCGACGCCCACCTCGCCATGCCGCTCACCATGAGACGGCGGCTGGCCATGATCGACTGGCTGGCGCAGGGGATTCGCCCCGGCGACCGCGTCCTGGAATGGGGATGCCGCCACGGCGTCGATTCCTGCGTCTACCGCCGCCGCTTCGGGCCCTCGCTGGAACTCTACGGCTGCGACTACATCGAAGGCGACACCTACCGTCCCTTCCACGATTACAGCCGACTTCAATACGTGAAGGTGACGCACTCGTCCCGGCTGGAATATCCTGACGGCTTCTTCGACGTCGTCACCGGCAACGGCGTCTGGGAGCACGTACTGGACGAGACGAACTCGCTCCTGGAGTTGCACCGCGTGCTTCGCCCGGGCGGGCTCTTCATGATCGCCTGCCTCCCGAACCGGTACAGCTACACCGAGGCCCTCCAGCGCAGGCTTGGCCACGAGGCTCACGACCGCCTCTACACAATCCATTCGGCGACGGAGATGCTCCGCACCGCCGGCTTCGAGGTCCTGGCCACCGACCGCCGCCTCTTAGTCCCGACCATGCTCAACGGCTTCGGGCCCGGCCTGCGCGACCTTTACAGTCGGCTACACGGAGTCGTCTGGACTCTCAACAGCGTGCTGGAACGCATCTGGCCCATCAACCTGATCGCCAGCAACCTCATGTTCGTGGCGCGGCGTCCGCTCGAGGCCTGA
- a CDS encoding DUF7003 family protein, which translates to MSARWKDEFDAEHILRIFDECAENYTFTMLDNGYKYPAACRLSLHRSESDWALVLEDFGFSPRVGDPDLTIKTFASRLHARNRPVDYVSEKAYQNYLATNPHNEYRSVYPVDKRVWAEDDSPIVDDDASEVDLWTIRDDVAEVSVRGRLLRLPPASEYLKHGIELEDPPHIKVFELCRYMAAVGRDLVLATPQERRVSLLPEMKQILLLEEWRHPDLAAGERPSEVDAFRQLAQVLATGDPEQYQPTESANTHWSFWPVGGTL; encoded by the coding sequence GTGTCAGCGCGATGGAAGGACGAGTTTGATGCGGAGCACATCCTGCGCATCTTCGACGAGTGCGCTGAGAACTACACGTTCACCATGCTCGACAACGGGTACAAGTACCCGGCGGCGTGCAGGCTGTCGCTGCATCGCTCCGAGTCAGATTGGGCTCTCGTGCTCGAGGATTTCGGCTTCTCGCCTCGGGTCGGTGATCCTGACCTCACGATCAAGACATTCGCGAGCCGGCTTCATGCGCGAAATCGACCGGTGGATTACGTCAGCGAGAAGGCCTATCAGAACTACTTAGCCACCAACCCTCACAACGAGTATAGATCCGTTTACCCCGTCGATAAGCGGGTCTGGGCCGAAGACGATTCTCCGATCGTTGACGACGATGCGTCCGAGGTAGACCTCTGGACTATCAGAGACGATGTGGCTGAGGTGTCGGTTCGAGGGAGGCTCCTCCGCTTGCCGCCGGCGTCTGAGTATTTGAAACACGGGATCGAACTGGAAGATCCGCCCCACATCAAGGTTTTCGAGCTCTGCCGTTATATGGCGGCGGTTGGGAGAGACTTGGTCCTGGCCACGCCTCAGGAACGTCGCGTTTCCTTGCTCCCCGAGATGAAACAAATCCTTCTACTTGAGGAATGGCGTCATCCGGATCTCGCTGCGGGCGAACGGCCGAGCGAGGTCGATGCATTTCGACAGTTGGCTCAGGTTCTCGCGACGGGCGATCCTGAACAATACCAGCCGACGGAATCGGCCAACACGCATTGGAGCTTCTGGCCTGTAGGCGGGACTCTCTGA
- a CDS encoding UTP--glucose-1-phosphate uridylyltransferase — protein MASLGSVLIETITSADPSLRDRSVRALVAETSLAEKLQACEELERFRRRSDNLYERVRASLFLHAIYRYDVQEDASVRRTGLIPFDGYMDLMERRYEQAITAFRASLKQDRPNGAICSALAQAYDQIAFQTLADQVRRSVRSCPGNRWMFRVGGVDEHPLRIDPRLLERPSTDALFPILAEFTPVRLDLSHSGWSDIFFLGMDFPEGARVMNISVDLGVHGRDDAPTPPIECRLRVIAEPILRLTSIDLDATKDVDSLEELFNFGNDYLGLVKAGVIASGLVPPSLEGTPASLADLLGRLVRPGYGLEIVSKVNDIPKGSRLAVSTNLLASLISVMMRATGQTKNLTGPLELEEARVVVARAILGEWLGGSGGGWQDSGGVFPGVKLIMGVMAGENDPEWGVSRGRLLPEHRLVDVSPQSDAPGASFSEALARSMVLIHGGMAQNTGPILNMVTVKYLLRDAAEWKARREALRIFEGVTEAVDQADIKALGGWTTANWDGPLKGIIPWITSAFTEGIIREARAAMGEDFWGFLMLGGLAGGGMAFMVDPKRHEEFQSRIGEIMGRVKRSLDDALPFAMEPVVYDFQINPRGTWSILEDDRPLMPARYYRLQIPRMIAEGEGGLSPGRMADVDAFANSAEEGPEQLRVFRTMINKLFPVSRGAADASSTKWDGEAETIRRENGFDPVQHEALRDDLIRGRIGLARNRLPVDMQINDVDDTDLIAAHEEVSASAVALGERLIRKGEVAVVSLAAGVGSRWTSGAGVVKAVNPFAVFEGRHRSFLELHLAKTGAVQEALGATIPHVVTTSYLTHDAIERHLATTSNYGHRGPVYLSRGQSIGQRLIPMARDLTFLWEESTHETLDENKQKVREAGRRAILEWAKAQGEGSDYTDNVPLQRFNPPGHFYEVPNLLRNGLLAKLLTAHPDLKWLMVHNIDTLGATVDPGVLGLVAEAGSTHSFEVIPRRIDDRGGGLARVGGRLRLLEGLAQPREDSEFALRYYNSMTTWVRIDGLLQALHLTRDDLGRSPEKVAAAVRGLAARVPTYVTIKDVKRRWGHGQEDVLPVVQFEKLWSDLTSLPDLPCSYLSVDRRRGQQLKDAAQLDGWVTDGGRDYIASLCKFPS, from the coding sequence ATGGCTTCACTCGGCTCCGTCCTCATCGAGACCATCACCTCCGCGGACCCCTCGCTACGCGACCGCTCGGTTCGGGCGCTTGTCGCCGAGACGAGCCTGGCGGAAAAGCTCCAGGCCTGCGAGGAGCTGGAACGGTTCCGTCGCCGGTCCGACAACCTTTATGAACGCGTCCGCGCGTCGCTCTTCCTGCACGCGATCTATCGCTACGACGTCCAGGAAGACGCATCCGTACGCCGCACCGGGCTGATCCCGTTCGACGGCTACATGGACCTGATGGAGCGGCGCTACGAGCAGGCGATCACCGCCTTTCGCGCCTCGCTCAAGCAGGACCGGCCCAACGGCGCCATCTGCTCGGCGCTGGCGCAGGCCTACGATCAGATCGCCTTCCAGACGCTGGCCGATCAGGTGCGGCGGTCGGTCCGCAGTTGCCCCGGCAACCGCTGGATGTTCCGAGTCGGCGGCGTCGACGAGCACCCTTTGCGGATCGACCCTCGGCTGCTGGAGCGGCCCTCGACCGACGCCCTCTTCCCGATCCTGGCCGAGTTCACCCCCGTCCGATTGGACCTCTCGCACAGCGGTTGGTCGGACATCTTCTTCCTCGGGATGGACTTTCCCGAGGGCGCGCGGGTGATGAACATTTCGGTCGACCTGGGCGTTCACGGCCGCGACGACGCGCCGACGCCGCCGATCGAATGCCGCCTCCGCGTGATCGCCGAGCCGATCCTCCGGCTGACCAGCATCGACCTCGACGCCACCAAGGACGTCGACTCTCTGGAGGAGTTGTTCAACTTCGGCAACGACTACCTCGGGCTGGTGAAGGCGGGCGTAATCGCCTCTGGATTGGTTCCGCCTTCGCTCGAAGGGACCCCGGCGTCGCTGGCCGATTTGTTGGGGAGGCTCGTCCGCCCAGGGTACGGCTTGGAGATCGTCAGCAAGGTCAACGACATCCCCAAGGGATCGCGGCTGGCCGTCTCCACGAACCTGCTCGCTTCGCTGATCTCCGTGATGATGCGGGCCACGGGTCAGACCAAGAACCTGACCGGCCCGCTGGAGTTGGAGGAGGCCCGCGTGGTGGTCGCCCGCGCGATTCTCGGCGAGTGGTTGGGGGGCTCGGGAGGGGGGTGGCAGGATTCGGGCGGGGTGTTCCCCGGCGTGAAGCTGATCATGGGAGTGATGGCCGGCGAGAACGACCCGGAATGGGGAGTCAGTCGCGGCCGGCTCCTTCCCGAACACCGCCTGGTCGACGTCTCTCCCCAGTCCGACGCCCCGGGGGCGTCGTTCTCCGAGGCCCTGGCCAGGAGTATGGTCCTCATTCACGGCGGGATGGCTCAGAACACCGGGCCGATCCTCAACATGGTGACGGTCAAATATCTGCTCCGCGACGCGGCCGAGTGGAAGGCACGCCGCGAGGCCCTGCGGATCTTCGAGGGGGTGACGGAAGCCGTCGATCAGGCCGACATCAAGGCGCTGGGAGGCTGGACCACGGCCAACTGGGACGGACCTCTCAAGGGGATCATCCCCTGGATCACGAGCGCCTTCACCGAGGGGATCATCCGCGAGGCTCGCGCTGCGATGGGCGAGGACTTCTGGGGTTTCCTGATGCTCGGCGGGCTGGCGGGCGGCGGCATGGCCTTCATGGTCGACCCGAAGCGTCATGAGGAGTTCCAGTCGCGCATCGGCGAGATCATGGGCCGGGTCAAGCGGTCGCTCGACGACGCCCTGCCCTTCGCCATGGAGCCCGTCGTCTACGACTTCCAGATCAATCCGCGCGGCACCTGGTCGATCCTCGAGGACGATCGTCCGCTGATGCCGGCTCGCTACTACCGGCTCCAGATCCCCCGGATGATCGCCGAGGGGGAGGGCGGCCTCTCCCCCGGCCGCATGGCGGACGTCGACGCCTTCGCCAACAGCGCCGAGGAAGGCCCCGAGCAGCTCCGCGTCTTCCGCACGATGATCAACAAGCTGTTCCCCGTCTCCCGGGGAGCTGCTGACGCTTCATCAACGAAGTGGGACGGGGAGGCCGAGACGATCCGTCGCGAGAACGGCTTCGACCCCGTGCAGCATGAGGCCCTCCGGGACGACCTGATTCGCGGGCGGATCGGTCTGGCCCGCAATCGATTGCCGGTCGACATGCAGATCAACGACGTCGACGACACCGACCTGATCGCCGCCCACGAGGAAGTCTCGGCATCTGCCGTCGCGCTCGGCGAGCGGCTCATCCGCAAGGGGGAGGTCGCCGTCGTCTCACTGGCGGCGGGCGTCGGCAGCCGATGGACCAGCGGCGCTGGCGTGGTGAAGGCGGTCAATCCGTTCGCCGTCTTCGAGGGTCGCCACCGTTCGTTCCTGGAACTCCACCTGGCCAAGACGGGAGCCGTTCAGGAGGCACTGGGAGCGACGATCCCTCACGTCGTCACGACGAGCTATCTGACCCACGACGCCATCGAACGGCACCTCGCGACGACGTCCAATTACGGTCATCGCGGGCCGGTGTACTTGTCTCGCGGCCAGTCGATCGGCCAGCGCCTCATCCCGATGGCCCGCGACCTGACGTTCCTGTGGGAGGAATCCACCCACGAGACGCTCGACGAGAACAAGCAGAAGGTCCGCGAGGCCGGTCGGCGCGCGATCCTCGAATGGGCGAAGGCCCAGGGCGAGGGGAGCGACTACACCGACAACGTCCCGCTCCAGCGGTTCAATCCCCCCGGCCACTTCTACGAGGTCCCCAACCTCCTGCGCAACGGGTTGCTGGCCAAGCTTCTCACCGCCCATCCCGACCTGAAGTGGCTGATGGTCCATAACATCGACACCCTGGGAGCGACCGTCGATCCGGGCGTCCTCGGCCTGGTCGCCGAGGCGGGATCGACGCACAGCTTCGAGGTCATCCCACGCCGGATCGACGACCGCGGCGGCGGCCTCGCTCGCGTCGGCGGCCGGCTTCGGCTGCTGGAAGGGTTGGCCCAGCCGCGAGAGGATTCCGAGTTCGCCCTGCGGTATTACAACTCGATGACGACGTGGGTCCGGATCGACGGCCTGCTGCAGGCGCTCCACCTCACGCGCGACGACCTGGGCCGGTCTCCGGAGAAGGTCGCCGCGGCGGTTCGCGGGCTGGCGGCTCGGGTACCGACGTATGTCACGATCAAGGACGTCAAGCGGCGCTGGGGGCACGGCCAGGAGGACGTCCTACCCGTCGTCCAGTTCGAGAAGCTCTGGAGCGACCTGACCTCGCTGCCGGACCTCCCCTGCTCTTACCTATCCGTCGACCGCCGCCGCGGTCAGCAGCTCAAGGACGCGGCGCAGCTCGACGGCTGGGTGACGGACGGCGGCCGGGATTACATCGCTTCGCTCTGCAAGTTCCCGAGTTAG